CGGGATGCGCGAGTGCAGCACCATCACCAGGGCGAGCAGCAGTGCCAGGACGGCGACGACGAGGCCGCGGCGCCAGATCCGGGGGTCACCGCGCCAGCCGGTGGCCAGTCTGCCGAGCAGGCGCCGGGACCGGGAGCTTTGCGACTCGGGCCCCGAGCCGTCCTTGTCCGTCTCCGTCACGTATGCCTGCTGCGCCATACCGTCGCCTCACTACCTGCCGTGCACACCGTCCGTCCCCCCGTGTTCTACAGACCCTAGGGGATGATCGGCTCCGTTCCCGCCGTCTTCTGACGGCCGTACGGGCACGAGGACGTACAAGTCGGCGCGGGCAGTTCCGGTGCCGGGCGTGGAAAGCGCGCTCTGTGACGTACCACGCACATGCGGGTTACGCGGGTGGCGAACTGACGGGGCGTAGTCCGTCGAGGACCGCGTCGACGAGCTGCTCCGACATGCCCTCCGGAAGGTCGGCGTCCTGGCGCATCATGGCGCGGACGAGCATGGGCCCGACGAACATGTCGTTCATCAGCTCGATGTCGATGTCCGTGCGGAGTTCGCCGCTCGCCTGTCCCCGGCGCAGGATCTCGATCTGGCGCCGGCGCCGCGGCTCGATGACGGTCGCGTGGTAGGCGGCCCAGATCTTCGGGCTGCTCTTCATCTGGGCGTGGACATTGTGCAGCAGCACGGAGGAACGGGTCATCAGCCCACGTCTGCGCAGCTGTTCGAGGAGGGCCACGAGGTCGTCGCGCATCGAGGTGCCGGGGAGTTCGGGATCCGGCGGCTCGGCCGTGCGTACGACGTCGACGAAGAGCGCCTCCTTGCCGCTCCAGCGGCGGTAGATGGTGGCCTTGCCGACGCCGGCGGTGCGGGCGATGCGCTCGATGGACAGTTCCGCGAGCGGCACGCCCTCCTCCAGGAGCTTCACCACGCACTCGACGATGGCACGCTCCACGACTTCGCTGCGGGGGCGGCCCCGTGCGGGGCCCTCCTGCTTGGACTCGCTGCCGGCGAGGCTGCTCACGTCGGTCCGTCCCTTCTGTGGCCTGAGGTGATTCTCTCCCGGGTACGGCCCTTACTCGGCCGACACCAACTCCTGCTCCTCCTCGCTCTCCTGGCGTGCCGTCACCTTCCCCGGCAGGAACAGGCCCACCACCACGGCGCCGATCACCGCGACCCCCGCCCCGCACAGCGCGGTGAGGTGCATGGCGTGCAGGAAGGCGTCGTGGGCCGGGGTGATGAGCGACTGGCCCTGAGGGCCGAGCTTGGCGGCGACGCCGAGCGTGGCCTCGATGGACTCGCCCGCGGTGTGGCGTACGTCGGCGGGGAGCGCGCCCAGCTTGTCCTCGATGCCGGTGCGGTAGGCCGTCGACAGGACCGAGCCCAGGACCGCGATGCCCAGGGCGCCGCCGACCTGGCGGAAGGTGTTGCTGAGGGCGGAGGCGGAACCGGCCTTCTCGCGGGGCAGGGCCTGCATGATGACGACGCTGGTCGGGGTCATGATGTGCGCCATGCCGGTGCCCATCAGGAAGAAGATCACTTCGAGGATCCAGATGGGCGTGTCCGCCTCCAGCGTGGCGAACGCGGCCAGCGTCGCCGCGATGATCAGCATCCCGGCCGTGGTCGTCGCCCTGTTCCCGAACCGGTCGACCATCAGCCGGGCCCGCGGCGCGAAGATCAGCTGGGCGGCGGCCAGCGGCAGCAGCAGCAGGCCGGTCTGCAGCGGCGAGTAGCCGCGCACGCTCTGCGTGTAGAAGACGGAGAAGAAGGTCACGCCCATCAGCGCGAAGAAGACCAGCGCGATGGCGGCGATCGCGGCCGAGAAGACCTTGTTCTTGAAGTACCTGACGTCGATGGACGGATGGTCGCTGCGCGCCTCGAAGACGACGAATCCGACGAGTACGGCGAGCCCCGCACCGATCGTCGCCAGCACCTGCGGGTCGGTGAAGTCGGCGAGCTGGCCGCCCTTGATGATGCCGTAGACGAGCAGGACCAGGCCGACGACCGACAGGACCACGCCGACCGGGTCGATCCGGCCGGGCCTCGGGTCGCGGGAGTCGGGCACCAGCCACACCATCAGCGCGAGGGCGAGGATCACGATCGGCACGTTGATGAGGAAGACCGAGCCCCACCAGAAGTGGTCCAGCAGGACACCGCCGGTGATCGGGCCGATGGCGATGGCGAGACCGACGCCGCCCGCCCAGATGCCGATGGCCTTGGGCTGCTCCTCGCGCTCGAAGACGTTCATGAGGACGGCGAGGGTGGCCGGCATGACGAACGCGGCACCGAGGCCCATCACCGCACGGAAGGTGATCAGCTCGCCGGGCGAGCCGGACCAGGCGGCGAGGGCGGAGCCGGTGCCGAACAGGACGAGCCCGCCGAGCAGGACCTTCTTGCGGCCCAGCCGGTCGCCGAGGAGACCGGCCGTGAACAGCAGGCCGGCGAAGACCAGGGTGTAGGCGTTGATCGCCCACTCCAGCTCGCTCTGGGTGGCGCCCAGACCGGTCGGCGCGGGGGTCGAGATCGTCTTGATGGCGACGTTCAGGATGGAGTTGTCGAGCACCACGATCAGCAGGCTCAGCATCAGGACGCCGAGGATCGCCCAGCGGCGCCGGTGGACGGCATCCGGTATTCGAGGGCTGTCGGGGACGGCAGGCGTAGTCATGCCGCCGAGCGTAGACCCTTTACGATACGAGACCGTCTCGTATTGTAAATCTTTTACCCAGCTCTTACGTGAGGCCCCGCGCTCCTAGGTGACGAGGGTCCTCTAGCCGTCCTGTGGCACGAGGTGCCACCATGGAGGGGATCCGGGGACGCCGTCAGGGTGCCTCGAGATGACGTAAGGAGCCGTGCCATGACGCAGCTTCCGGCTGCCCAGACCGCGCAGCAGCAGAAACCTTCCGACGGCAGCAAGGCCCTGTACGGGGGCAAGAGCACTCGCCGCATCACTGTTCGCGACATCGCCGCCGC
This genomic window from Streptomyces sp. DG2A-72 contains:
- a CDS encoding TetR/AcrR family transcriptional regulator, producing the protein MSSLAGSESKQEGPARGRPRSEVVERAIVECVVKLLEEGVPLAELSIERIARTAGVGKATIYRRWSGKEALFVDVVRTAEPPDPELPGTSMRDDLVALLEQLRRRGLMTRSSVLLHNVHAQMKSSPKIWAAYHATVIEPRRRRQIEILRRGQASGELRTDIDIELMNDMFVGPMLVRAMMRQDADLPEGMSEQLVDAVLDGLRPVSSPPA
- a CDS encoding MFS transporter, whose translation is MTTPAVPDSPRIPDAVHRRRWAILGVLMLSLLIVVLDNSILNVAIKTISTPAPTGLGATQSELEWAINAYTLVFAGLLFTAGLLGDRLGRKKVLLGGLVLFGTGSALAAWSGSPGELITFRAVMGLGAAFVMPATLAVLMNVFEREEQPKAIGIWAGGVGLAIAIGPITGGVLLDHFWWGSVFLINVPIVILALALMVWLVPDSRDPRPGRIDPVGVVLSVVGLVLLVYGIIKGGQLADFTDPQVLATIGAGLAVLVGFVVFEARSDHPSIDVRYFKNKVFSAAIAAIALVFFALMGVTFFSVFYTQSVRGYSPLQTGLLLLPLAAAQLIFAPRARLMVDRFGNRATTTAGMLIIAATLAAFATLEADTPIWILEVIFFLMGTGMAHIMTPTSVVIMQALPREKAGSASALSNTFRQVGGALGIAVLGSVLSTAYRTGIEDKLGALPADVRHTAGESIEATLGVAAKLGPQGQSLITPAHDAFLHAMHLTALCGAGVAVIGAVVVGLFLPGKVTARQESEEEQELVSAE